Proteins found in one Aspergillus puulaauensis MK2 DNA, chromosome 8, nearly complete sequence genomic segment:
- a CDS encoding nuclear transport factor 2 family protein (InterPro:IPR037401,IPR032710;~PFAM:PF12680,PF13577), with translation MHLHNTPLQKTQDTLWPSHVPSHIKTWVDRFFQLLDGYTPEAARQWAELYTPDGVFEAFGQSFRGPEAISAHLLRFWAMFPGLLHTPKSIYISRGTHTHPGSAMDIISVTNYAVTFPNGQFVSGESVAVLSVVKEGNRLAIMLNKLILDPNPLMEALAAQSSGAGDKACSSSHHENVAEDILDAQT, from the exons ATGCATCTGCACAACACCCCCCTCCAGAAGACCCAAGACACCCTTTGGCCGTCCCATGTCCCATCCCACATCAAAACATGGGTGGACAgattcttccagctcctcgatgGCTACACCCCAGAAGCAGCCCGGCAATGGGCAGAGCTATACACCCCGGACGGAGTCTTTGAGGCCTTTGGACAGTCCTTCAGAGGACCAGAGG CCATCAGCGCCCACCTACTCCGGTTCTGGGCTATGTTTCCTGGCCTCCTGCACACCCCAAAGTCCATTTACATCAGTCGAGGCACTCACACTCACCCCGGGTCCGCGATGGACATCATCTCCGTCACCAATTACGCCGTGACGTTCCCCAACGGCCAGTTTGTTTCGGGGGAGTCGGTCGCTGTGCTGAGCGTGGTCAAGGAGGGCAATCGCCTAGCCATCATGTTGAACAAGTTAATTCTA GACCCAAATCCCCTGATGGAAGCGTTGGCGGCCCAGTCGTCAGGAGCGGGCGACAAGGCGTGCTCGAGTAGCCACCATGAGAATGTGGCGGAGGATATTCTGGATGCCCAGACCTAA
- a CDS encoding uncharacterized protein (COG:S;~EggNog:ENOG410PS9A;~InterPro:IPR039713,IPR026939,IPR039438;~PFAM:PF12907) has translation MRDSSEGPIEIRNGKKKVKKKKFTPQISPESRPQQDFSLALSHHPSLYPVSYPSTSHHITTHHGKRKLLAQLYLPTYTHLTFLHPTILSGVPALLLHLHPSHLTNTQNQGAKAASKRERNAKDAKGTGKSQLKTNEAAKDIMCMVCRSTFLKTTRGPALTEHASNKHSKTLEDCFPGFVEVPKK, from the exons ATGCGGGATAGCTCCGAGGGGCCAATCGAGATAAgaaatggaaaaaaaaaagtgaagaaaaaaaaattcacCCCTCAAATatctccagaatccagacCACAGCAAGACTTCAGCCTCGCTCTATCTCACCATCCATCCCTCTACCCGGTCTCTTATCCATCCACTTCACATCACATCACCACTCACCATGGGAAACGTAAGCTGCTAGCCCAACtttacctacctacctacaCCCACTTAACATTTCTCCATCCCACCATCTTATCGGGTGTACccgctctgcttctccatctccatccatctcatctcactAATACCCAAAACCAGGGAGCAAAGGCCGCCTCCAAGCGCGAGCGCAACGCCAAAGACGCCAAGGGCACTGGAAAGTCGCAGCTCAAGACC aatGAAGCTGCAAAAGACATCATGTGCATGGTCTGCCGGTCGACTTTCCTCAAGACAACCCGCGGCCCGGCTTTGACGGAGCATGCGTCGAATAAGCACAGTaagacgctggaggattGTTTCCCGGGGTTTGTGGAGGTTCCGAAGAAATGA
- a CDS encoding alkene reductase (COG:C;~EggNog:ENOG410PGTG;~InterPro:IPR001155,IPR013785;~PFAM:PF00724;~go_function: GO:0003824 - catalytic activity [Evidence IEA];~go_function: GO:0010181 - FMN binding [Evidence IEA];~go_function: GO:0016491 - oxidoreductase activity [Evidence IEA];~go_process: GO:0055114 - oxidation-reduction process [Evidence IEA]) yields the protein MPRLFTPLKVGRMALQHRIAMAPMTRLRADSSHVPLPSVKEYYQQRAVIPGTLLVTEATVISRRHGGYPNVPGIYTDQQIAAWKDVTKAVHEKGSYIYLQLWALGRAANPAFLQQQGLPLVSSSDVPMKSAFSEELHRPTPLTAEGIQDAITDFSTAAEHAIEAGFDGVEIHGANGYLVDQFLQDVSNKRTDAWGGGDIERRNKFAVQVTRAVVEAIGQDRTAIRLSPWSRYQGMRMAEPIPQFRALVEKLADLRLAYLHVCESDAQADDGHLGWLLDAYRNAGPVVVAGNYDGDSAVKALEAQYKDHDVAVAFGRPFIGNPDLAFRVTQGIPFASHDPTTMYAQTSEGYTDYKYSEEFEAVTASA from the coding sequence ATGCCACGGTTATTCACCCCCCTCAAGGTCGGCCGCATGGCCCTCCAACACCGCATCGCCATGGCTCCAATGACTCGCCTGCGCGCTGATTCCAGCCACGTCCCTCTGCCCTCTGTCAAAGAATACTACCAGCAGCGCGCCGTCATCCCCGGTACGCTCCTAGTCACCGAAGCGACTGTCATCAGTCGCCGGCACGGCGGCTACCCAAACGTCCCCGGAATCTACACCGACCAACAAATCGCCGCCTGGAAGGATGTGACAAAAGCCGTGCACGAGAAGGGCTCCTACATCTATCTTCAACTATGGGCGCTTGGTCGTGCCGCCAACCCCGCCttcctccagcagcaaggactCCCTCTGGTCTCCAGCAGCGACGTGCCCATGAAGAGCGCCTTCAGCGAAGAACTCCATCGCCCCACGCCCCTTACCGCCGAGGGCATCCAAGACGCCATCACAGACTTTTCCACCGCCGCGGAGCACGCCATCGAGGCCGGCTTTGACGGCGTCGAGATCCACGGAGCGAACGGCTATCTCGTGGACCAGTTTCTGCAAGACGTCTCGAACAAACGCACCGACGCCTGGGGCGGCGGGGATATCGAGCGGCGGAACAAGTTCGCAGTCCAAGTCACTCGAGCAGTCGTTGAGGCCATCGGACAAGACCGCACGGCAATCCGCCTGAGTCCCTGGAGCCGCTACCAGGGAATGCGAATGGCCGAGCCGATCCCGCAATTCCGGGCTCTGGTCGAGAAGCTGGCGGACTTGAGGTTGGCCTACCTGCATGTCTGCGAGTCTGATGCCCAGGCAGACGACGGGCATCTGGGCTGGCTGCTCGATGCCTATCGGAATGCGGGAccggtggtggttgctgggaACTATGACGGCGACAGTGCGGTCAAGGCGCTGGAGGCGCAGTATAAAGATCACGATGTGGCTGTTGCCTTTGGACGGCCATTTATCGGCAATCCAGACCTTGCTTTCCGAGTCACGCAGGGGATCCCGTTTGCGTCGCATGATCCTACGACGATGTATGCGCAGACTTCGGAGGGGTACACGGATTACAAGTACAgcgaggagtttgaggcTGTGACTGCATCTGCCTAG
- a CDS encoding SEC14 family lipid-binding protein (COG:I;~EggNog:ENOG410PKSK;~InterPro:IPR036273,IPR001251,IPR036865;~PFAM:PF00650) produces the protein MSGTTAATPAFKEQLNPFKDLLKQRGYALDNAAENTDDTTLLRFLTAQKFNLTLALQQFDHVQTWRKEHDIPSFYRNVDVGYYEASRKMYPQWTGRRDKDGDAIYVFPVRHLTKKKLDAYLKTISSCPSSNTHRASTLSPEDLHFHALYENLLHFVFPLATELPRPDMSRAVSASTHIVDVSGVSLRQFWSIRKYLQQASATATTHYPETMGKVFVVGAPAFFKSIWDVISQWFDPVTRSKIFLLSGSEARDVLRRHIDPASLPIEYGGDLEWAWQDLPNLDCHARRLVDNLYEKTDQGEIFAQGPVVFKDGCIKLLGTVNGKPRRNDYCPR, from the exons ATGTCGGGTACAACAGCTGCAACCCCAGCATTCAAAGAACAGCTGAATCCGTTCAAGGACCTGCTGAAACAGCGAGGTTATGCATTGGACAATGCAGCTGAAAATACAGACGACACTACTCTACT CCGATTTCTAACTGCACAAAAGTTCAATCTCACTCTCGCCTTGCAGCAGTTCGACCATGTCCAAACATGGCGCAAGGAGCACGACATTCCATCCTTCTACCGCAACGTGGACGTTGGCTATTACGAAGCAAGCAGAAAAATG TATCCCCAATGGACAGGCCGAAGAGACAAAGACGGAGACGCCATCTACGTCTTCCCAGTTCGCCATCTAACCAAGAAGAAACTGGACGCTTATCTCAAAACAATCTCGTCCTGTCCATCATCAAACACTCACCGCGCCTCCACGCTGTCCCCAGAAGACCTCCACTTCCACGCCCTCTATGAAAACCTGCTGCACTTTGTCTTCCCCCTTGCCACGGAGCTGCCGAGGCCCGACATGTCCAGAGCCGTGAGCGCCTCCACGCATATCGTCGATGTCAGCGGGGTCAGCCTTCGCCAGTTCTGGAGTATCCGCAAGTATCTCCAGCAGGCCAGCGCCACTGCCACGACCCATTACCCAGAGACCATGGGCAAGGTGTTT GTCGTCGGCGCCCCCGCTTTCTTTAAATCCATCTGGGACGTGATCAGTCAGTGGTTCGACCCCGTCACCCGGTCGAAGATCTTCCTCCTGTCAGGATCCGAAGCAAGGGATGTCTTGCGCAGGCATATTGACCCGGCGAGCCTACCCATTGAGTACGGCGGGGATCTGGAATGGGCGTGGCAGGACCTGCCGAATCTAGACTGTCATGCTAGACGGCTCGTTGACAATCTCTATGAGAAAACAGACCAGGGAGAGATTTTTGCCCAGGGTCCTGTCGTTTTTAAGGATGGCTGTATTAAGCTGCTGGGTACGGTCAATGggaagccgaggaggaatGACTATTGTCCGCGGTGA
- a CDS encoding uncharacterized protein (TransMembrane:1 (o639-658i)), whose product MPASRESSSSPDSLLSDDSYLYNPQQQQHHHLMSNPSRSSSNDTNTRSNTPPDPKRTPTPQLQLDLSEFAVKPPPILDELDKMAEAMEPVEKLVSGAERAVAVAEMVNLLIDAEKMLGEGDAGRAEEMANNGLEMAVELDDRENIERAKKLLDLVGGVGQDKRGIDEGGKDGDSPTEREMSFDDAGIRGASPNAGAEVLGDLFADEFDEGGDWGYEYDGNENEVDTENDTGSQNHEFHNEAIDGGNTDDLHSSDNAGNQDDEYDNDQDQQYEEEQDDQYANDFDPRNRPQTPVPPRSFDDDDEMDIPRPAPAGKDLIQRYDPWQTYADFKQKELFSSSEVNSNEDNLDEVYCDCDCRNCRKCHYNNHDSYVSSSESASEAETVDGDENEDAITATIIRKRRRRDPVVSTNMNYTYTRNFSSKRAVISSKFPRKWPIPQYPKPWYRTDENADLDDGDFSALFWHPHTKTLVLQEDEPDWDMEWLPLNETVSQDDKNKDKDNTQSSPLQTGTQSKELRNYIPWRTDFWFHFAMPMRDMAPRVRKTNIFPEQAWEFIPKKADWDMFEEAVPEGERFSMQFLEWERERIQKLVREKSGKGELGKTQNGRFTQNGRFKQKPWKWGNHDRWMFVQVDDSETAMDWAMWAFVVVVALILLVFWLVL is encoded by the coding sequence ATGCCAGCGTCAAGAGAatcctcgtcctccccgGACTCCCTCTTATCAGACGACAGCTATCTCTACAACccccaacagcagcaacatcatcACCTCATGTCCAACCCGTCCCGATCAAGCAGCAACGACACCAACACCCGCTCCAACACACCCCCCGACCCAAAACGCACCCCAACCCCACAACTACAGTTGGACCTCTCCGAATTCGCTGTAAAGCCACCGCCCATCCTCGATGAGCTCGACAAAATGGCCGAGGCGATGGAGCCCGTCGAGAAGCTCGTTAGCGGTGCCGAGcgggccgtggccgtggctgAGATGGTGAATCTGCTTATtgatgcggagaagatgcTGGGTGAGGGAGATGCGGGCCGGGCTGAGGAGATGGCGAATAAcgggctggagatggcggttGAGTTGGATGATCGGGAGAATATTGAGCGTGCGAAGAAGCTGCTGGATTTGGTGGGGGGTGTTGGGCAGGATAAAAGAGGTATTGATGAGGGGGGGAAGGACGGGGATAGTCCGACGGAGAGAGAGATGTCttttgatgatgctgggatCCGCGGAGCAAGTCCCAATGCTGGGGCGGAGGTGCTGGGGGACCTTTTCGCTGATGAGTTTGACGAGGGAGGTGACTGGGGGTATGAGTATGATGGCAACGAGAACGAGGTCGACACCGAGAACGATACTGGCAGTCAGAATCATGAGTTCCATAATGAGGCTATCGATGGCGGTAATACCGACGATCTACACAGCAGTGACAACGCAGGCAATCAGGACGATGAGTATGACAAcgaccaagaccaacagTACGAGGAGGAGCAAGACGATCAGTATGCGAACGACTTCGACCCTCGCAACCGGCCCCAGACACCCGTCCCACCACGTTCAtttgacgacgacgacgagatggACATTCCCAGACCTGCCCCAGCAGGAAAGGATTTGATACAGAGGTACGACCCCTGGCAAACCTACGCTGACTTCAAGCAGAAGGAGCTCTTCTCGTCGTCCGAAGTCAACAGCAACGAAGACAATCTAGACGAAGTctactgcgactgcgactgccgCAACTGCCGTAAATGCCACTACAACAACCACGATTCCTATGTCTCTTCCAGCGAAAGTGCAAGCGAAGCTGAAACGGTCGACGGAGACGAAAACGAGGATGCTATAACAGCAACAATAATCCGCAAGCGCCGCCGGCGCGACCCCGTGGTCTCTACGAATATGAATTACACCTACACCCGCAACTTCAGTTCCAAACGAGCCGTAATCTCATCCAAATTTCCCCGGAAATGGCCTATACCCCAGTATCCCAAGCCGTGGTACCGCACAGACGAAAACGCCGACCTGGACGATGGCGACTTCAGCGCCTTATTCTGGCATCCGCATACCAAGACTTTGGTATTACAGGAAGATGAGCCGGACTGGGACATGGAATGGCTACCACTAAACGAGACAGTCTCGCAGGATGATAAaaacaaagacaaagacaatACCCAATCCTCCCCCCTGCAGACAGGAACACAATCCAAGGAACTGAGAAACTACATCCCATGGCGAACGGACTTTTGGTTCCACTTTGCCATGCCGATGCGTGATATGGCGCCGAGAGTGCGCAAGACGAATATCTTCCCGGAGCAGGCGTGGGAGTTTATCCCGAAGAAGGCGGACTGGGATATGTTTGAGGAAGCTGTTCCTGAGGGGGAGAGGTTCTCGATGCAGTTTTTggagtgggagagggagaggattcAGAAGTtggtgagggagaagagtGGGAAGGGCGAGCTGGGGAAGACGCAGAATGGGCGGTTTACGCAGAATGGGCGGTTTAAGCAAAAACCGTGGAAATGGGGGAATCACGATCGCTGGATGTTTGTGCAGGTTGATGATTCTGAGACTGCGATGGATTGGGCCATGTGGGCttttgtggtggtggttgcgTTGATACTGCTGGTATTTTGGCTAGTTTTGTGA
- a CDS encoding DUF92 domain-containing protein (COG:S;~EggNog:ENOG410PFG3;~InterPro:IPR002794;~PFAM:PF01940;~TransMembrane:5 (n4-14c19/20o29-55i90-109o184-204i216-240o336-357i);~go_component: GO:0016021 - integral component of membrane [Evidence IEA]), whose amino-acid sequence MNPFLSVPIIAALLHRAWSRKSLTPLGLAAAALTAVAHALNPWSLPLFLLLVFYVGGTKATKVKHDIKAQLTLSATGSHGGEGARTHVQVFANSIVASVLSLVHAWVLANNKSLDGPTAECFSNGRHTADLLVVGIIANYAATAADTFSSELGILSKSHPRLIISPTLRVVPPGTNGGVTGTGILAGSLGAFTIGLTSAILLPFCSSLLDTVQDRVLWVVAMTVWGTLGSILDSVLGGLLQASVVDRRSGKIVEGTGGQKVLIHPFSTKPGNAKDVLPPSGGASGAQLRNTEAAANTAALKGTRATRTSAGADAGEEDHHESRRVESGADILDNNAVNVLMALTMSVGAVGVAGYIWDLPISEILA is encoded by the exons ATGAAtcccttcctctccgtcccCATAATCGCGGCCCTCCTTCACCGCGCGTGGTCTCGCAAGTCCCTGACTCCGCTCGGCCTCGCCGCTGCAGCTCTCACAGCTGTCGCCCACGCCTTGAATCCCTGGTCACTCCCGTTGTTCCTGCTTCTTGTCTTCTACGTCGGCGGTACTAAAGCGACGAAG GTGAAACATGACATCAAGGCCCAGCTTACGCTCTCAGCGACCGGTTCCCACGGCGGCGAAGGCGCCCGCACCCACGTCCAGGTTTTCGCAAACTCGATCGTCGCCAGCGTCCTCAGTCTCGTCCATGCGTGGGTTCTAGCGAATAACAAATCGTTGGACGGTCCGACGGCGGAATGTTTCTCAAACGGGCGCCATACGGCGGATCTACTTGTGGTTGGAATTATCGC GAACTACGCTGCGACGGCGGCTGATACGTTCTCGTCCGAACTCGGGATTCTCTCAAAATCTCACCCGCGTCTCATCATCTCGCCTACGCTCCGGGTTGTTCCACCAGGTACAAATGGTGGTGTGACAGGGACGGGTATTCTCGCTGGCTCATTGGGCGCTTTCACCATCGGTCTTACATCTGCTATTCTTCTGCCGTTCTGCAGCTCCTTGCTCGACACTGTGCAAGACCGGGTACTCTGGGTCGTTGCGATGACAGTGTGGGGAACGCTGGGGAGTATCTTGGATAGCGTGCTTGGCGGGTTACTCCAGGCTAGTGTCGTCGATAGGCGGAGTGGGAAGATTGTCGAGGGAACAGGAGGGCAAAAG GTCCTTATTCATCCGTTCTCGACTAAACCCGGAAACGCCAAGGACGTCCTCCCGCCTTCCGGCGGCGCGTCGGGTGCCCAACTCCGCAATACAGAGGCCGCGGCTAACACCGCCGCGCTCAAGGGGACTAGGGCTACTCGGACATCGGCGGGGGCAGACGCAGGCGAAGAGGACCACCATGAAAGCCGCCGTGTGGAGAGCGGAGCGGACATTTTGGATAACAATGCCGTGAACGTGTTGATGGCGCTGACTATGAGCGTCGGGGCAGTGGGAGTCGCCGGTTATATCTGGGATTTACCGATTTCTGAAATCTTGgcttaa
- a CDS encoding fungal specific transcription factor domain-containing protein (COG:S;~EggNog:ENOG410PIGJ;~InterPro:IPR007219;~PFAM:PF04082;~TransMembrane:1 (o531-552i);~go_function: GO:0003677 - DNA binding [Evidence IEA];~go_function: GO:0008270 - zinc ion binding [Evidence IEA];~go_process: GO:0006351 - transcription, DNA-templated [Evidence IEA]): MCDVCLGMGFECHYRDPVHPQARAPDTPLVSPLEGRLEAMEAVIQHLLSRSNEPQLPDTPWTDSASAAATAEVHPFTSDSVDGMCAITFAGEYVPGYFGPTSSSSFFKNIIDATREIHSGADPRARRPPISKPPSPPPEASPDGQSTSSLAAAVVNPFYLPQHQEVVTLLEVFFTNTGRLFPYLYSSAIFDLNAVSRPIDPAKANRAYLCILNMVMAFASIHTPSRSTSIVDKLSQGNAYFRRALYMLGGMRPTDATLESVQATLLVAQYVQGTQRSAQTWTITSSAIQGALQIGLWRHPSANGLRVGSLEAEVRRRTWWMCYMMDNMTFGRPPLIPNGHMECELPLDVPLKALALDDGSPGSSGPASASASAVSGERLFLETSKLNIILGQVIENLYRSNLEAGPSTSLVNQLHQVIDIDQQLAQWNLGLPPGLEILGGFEVVELPLDSRSELLRFRVVLSLRYHSLSTLLHRKVLEWLLVCPSSTLSGPSLTDFSWTIIKGSIDICSRSARDTILVVASLADHHILLPIWWYSVYYVLNASLVLFASFLLSMRGLPVRSSCTRNDILDSLKTAYDTLEAIGSGTWIVLRCRKLLHKLLSIVEAYVQRHGDAEGGLEDFQAVQAQPGSVAFPLSIFDWNAVPMDEGFRVNLDHLAFGEDGTALELPIEF; this comes from the exons ATGTGCGATGTATGCCTGGGCATGGGATTCGAATGCCACTATCGAGATCCAGTCCACCCCCAAGCTCGTGCGCCCGACACTCCCTTGGTCAGTCCGTTGGAAGGCCGCCTGGAAGCAATGGAAGCCGTAATCCAACATCTGCTTTCCAGATCAAATGAGCCGCAACTGCCAGATACTCCATGGACCGATTCCGCTTCCGCTGCGGCTACAGCAGAGGTGCATCCCTTTACCTCTGACAGCGTCGACGGAATGTGTGCCATAACCTTTGCTGGCGAATACGTGCCCGGATACTTTG GACCGACGTCCAGCTCGTCGTTCTTCAAGAATATCATCGACGCGACGAGGGAAATCCACTCTGGCGCCGACCCTCGAGCCAGGCGCCCGCCAATATCAAAGCCACCGTCTCCTCCGCCTGAAGCAAGTCCAGACGGCCAAAGCACCAGCTCTCTTGCAGCCGCGGTTGTGAACCCTTTCTACCTTCCCCAGCATCAAGAGGTAGTAACCCTCCTGGaagtcttcttcaccaacacCGGGAGACTGTTTCCATACCTGTATTCCTCAGCCATCTTCGACCTCAATGCCGTCTCAAGACCAATAGACCCGGCCAAGGCCAACCGGGCGTatctctgcatcctgaaTATGGTCATGGCCTTTGCATCAATCCATACCCCGTCCAGGTCAACGAGCATTGTTGATAAACTATCGCAGGGGAATGCCTATTTCCGTAGAGCCCTCTACATGTTAGGTGGAATGCGGCCTACTGATGCGACACTGGAATCAG TGCAGGCCACGTTACTAGTGGCCCAGTACGTGCAAGGTACACAGCGCTCGGCTCAGACATGGACGATTACCAGCTCTGCCATCCAGGGCGCCCTACAGATCGGGCTCTGGAGACATCCCTCCGCAAATGGCCTCCGAGTCGGCTCCTTGGAAGCTGAAGTCCGAAGGCGGACTTGGTGGATGTGCTATATGATGGACAA TATGACCTTCGGCCGCCCGCCCCTGATCCCCAATGGTCATATGGAGTGTGAGCTACCTCTCGACGTTCCTTTAAAGGCACTCGCCCTGGATGATGGAAGTCCCGGTAGTAGTGGaccggcttctgcttctgcttcagcAGTATCTGGAGAAAGGCTGTTTCTGGAGACTTC GAAACTCAACATAATCCTAGGCCAGGTGATAGAAAATCTATACAGAAGCAATCTAGAAGCCGGCCCCTCCACTTCCCTGGTCAACCAACTGCATCAAGTCATCGACATAGACCAGCAATTGGCGCAATGGAATCTCGGCCTCCCACCCGGCCTGGAGATCCTTGGTGGCTTCGAAGTTGTGGAGCTGCCTCTTGATTCAAGATCTGAATTGCTGAGATTCCGAGTAGTCCTCAGTCTGCGCTATCACAGCCTAAGCACCTTGCTCCACCGGAAGGTCCTGGAGTGGCTTTTGGTGTGTCCTAGCTCGACACTGTCAGGGCCCAGCTTGACCGACTTCTCCTGGACAATCATCAAGGGCAGTATTGACATATGTAGCCGATCCGCACGGGATACTATCCTCGTTGTTGCCAGCCTCGCAGACCACCACATCCTGCTCCCGATCTGGTGGTACTCTGTCTACTACG TGCTCAATGCCTCCCTGGTCCTATTCGCGTCTTTCCTACTATCAATGCGCGGCCTCCCCGTGCGGTCGTCGTGCACCCGCAACGATATCCTAGACAGTCTGAAGACGGCTTACGACACGCTCGAGGCCATCGGGTCAGGCACCTGGATTGTTCTGAGATGCAGGAAACTGCTGCACAAGCTTCTGTCGATTGTGGAAGCATATGTCCAGCGCCATGGGGATGCAGAGGGCGGACTAGAGGACTTTCAAGCCGTCCAGGCTCAGCCGGGCTCTGTGGCTTTCCCGCTGTCGATCTTTGATTGGAACGCGGTTCCAATGGACGAGGGATTCAGGGTTAATCTGGACCATTTGGCATTTGGTGAGGATGGGACGGCGCTGGAACTGCCTATTGAATTCTAG
- the URE2_2 gene encoding glutathione S-transferase family protein (COG:O;~EggNog:ENOG410PHHE;~InterPro:IPR036249,IPR040079,IPR036282,IPR010987, IPR004045,IPR004046;~PFAM:PF13409,PF00043,PF14497,PF13417,PF02798;~go_function: GO:0005515 - protein binding [Evidence IEA];~go_process: GO:0006749 - glutathione metabolic process [Evidence IEA]), whose product MLPIILYSHSAGPNPKKVRMVLEELSIPYHVKTLEFPEMKQPSFLNVNPNGRVPAIIDPNTDITLWESGAIIEYLVQRYDPQQTISFRVDSPEYYQVKQWLHFQMSGQGPYFGQAVWFKVHHPEFIQSCYDRYFNEIARVAGVLNGALEKQEYLVGDRCSVADISFVIWFQFVPWITDGKLHFGREYPFLNAWLNRLESRPAIQKVLAGQTSLPEPARQKSE is encoded by the coding sequence ATGCTACCCATCATCCTCTACTCCCATTCCGCCGGCCCCAACCCGAAGAAGGTCCGCATGGTCCTCGAAGAGCTCTCGATCCCCTATCATGTCAAGACCCTCGAATTCCCCGAAATGAAACAGCCTTCCTTTCTGAACGTCAACCCCAACGGCCGGGTGCCGGCCATTATTGATCCCAACACTGATATCACCCTCTGGGAGTCCGGCGCCATAATCGAATACCTCGTTCAAAGATACGACCCGCAGCAGACGATCAGTTTCCGCGTTGACTCACCCGAGTATTACCAAGTGAAGCAGTGGCTGCATTTCCAGATGTCCGGGCAAGGCCCTTACTTTGGTCAGGCAGTGTGGTTCAAGGTACACCACCCGGAGTTCATCCAGAGCTGCTACGACCGGTATTTCAATGAGATTGCGAGGGTCGCGGGGGTGCTGAACGGggctttggagaagcaggagTATCTTGTTGGGGATCGGTGCAGCGTTGCGGATATCTCGTTTGTAATTTGGTTTCAGTTTGTGCCTTGGATTACCGATGGCAAGCTGCATTTCGGGCGCGAGTATCCTTTCTTGAATGCTTGGTTGAATAGGCTGGAGAGTCGCCCTGCTATTCAGAAGGTCCTGGCTGGTCAGACGTCGTTGCCTGAGCCTGCTAGACAGAAGTCGGAGTAG